A genomic region of Ensifer adhaerens contains the following coding sequences:
- the purH gene encoding bifunctional phosphoribosylaminoimidazolecarboxamide formyltransferase/IMP cyclohydrolase, with amino-acid sequence MAVASKKIPAPNEVTVRTALLSVSDKTGVVELARALYEKGIRLVSTGGTHKALSKAGLPVSDVSELTGFPEVMDGRVKTLHPGVHGGLLAIRDDADHVAAMSTHGITAIDLAIINLYPFEEVRAKGGDYPTTVENIDIGGPAMIRASAKNHAYVTIVTDPADYSVLLEELASGKTTYAFRQKMAAKAYARTAAYDAAISNWFAEALDTPMPRHRVIGGVLKEEMRYGENPHQKAGFYLTGENRPGVATAALLQGKQLSYNNINDTDAAFELVAEFLPEKAPAVAIIKHANPCGVATAPTLAEAYRRALACDSTSAFGGIIALNQELDAETAEEIVKLFTEVIIAPAVSDAAKAVIARKPNLRLLATGGLPDPRVPGLAAKTVSGGLLVQTRDNGMVEDLELKVVTKRAPTAQELEDMKFAFKVAKHVKSNAIVYAKDGQTAGIGAGQMSRVDSARIAAIKAEEAAKALGLATPLTKGSAVASEAFLPFADGLLSAIAAGATAVIQPGGSMRDEEVIAAANEHGVAMVFTGMRHFRH; translated from the coding sequence ATGGCTGTCGCCTCCAAGAAAATCCCCGCCCCGAACGAGGTTACGGTTCGCACCGCCCTCCTCTCCGTCTCCGATAAGACCGGCGTCGTCGAGCTCGCGCGCGCCCTGTACGAAAAGGGCATCCGACTCGTTTCGACGGGCGGCACGCACAAGGCACTCTCGAAGGCTGGCCTGCCGGTAAGCGACGTTTCCGAACTGACCGGTTTTCCTGAAGTCATGGACGGTCGCGTCAAGACGCTGCATCCGGGCGTGCATGGCGGCCTCTTGGCGATCCGCGACGATGCCGATCATGTTGCCGCCATGTCGACGCACGGCATCACCGCGATCGACCTCGCGATCATCAACCTCTATCCCTTCGAGGAAGTCCGGGCAAAGGGCGGCGACTATCCGACGACGGTCGAAAACATCGACATCGGCGGCCCGGCAATGATCCGCGCCTCGGCCAAGAACCACGCCTATGTGACGATCGTCACCGATCCGGCCGACTATTCCGTGCTGCTCGAAGAGCTTGCTTCCGGCAAGACGACCTATGCCTTCCGCCAGAAGATGGCGGCCAAGGCCTATGCCCGCACCGCGGCTTACGACGCTGCGATTTCCAACTGGTTTGCCGAGGCCCTCGACACCCCGATGCCGCGCCACCGCGTCATCGGCGGTGTGCTCAAGGAAGAAATGCGCTACGGCGAAAACCCGCACCAGAAGGCCGGCTTCTACCTGACGGGCGAGAACCGCCCAGGCGTCGCCACCGCGGCGCTGCTGCAGGGCAAGCAACTGTCCTACAACAACATCAACGACACGGATGCCGCCTTCGAACTGGTGGCTGAGTTCCTGCCTGAGAAGGCACCGGCGGTCGCGATCATCAAGCATGCCAATCCTTGCGGCGTTGCCACCGCGCCGACGCTTGCCGAAGCCTATCGCCGGGCGCTTGCCTGCGATTCCACCTCGGCTTTTGGGGGCATCATCGCGCTCAACCAGGAGCTTGACGCGGAGACGGCTGAAGAAATCGTCAAGCTCTTCACCGAAGTGATCATCGCGCCTGCCGTCAGCGACGCGGCCAAGGCGGTGATTGCCCGCAAGCCGAACCTGCGCCTGCTTGCGACCGGTGGCCTGCCCGACCCGCGTGTTCCGGGCCTTGCTGCCAAGACTGTCTCGGGCGGCCTGTTGGTGCAGACGCGTGACAACGGCATGGTCGAGGATCTCGAACTCAAGGTCGTCACCAAGCGCGCGCCGACTGCACAGGAACTCGAAGACATGAAGTTCGCCTTCAAGGTGGCGAAGCACGTGAAGTCGAATGCGATCGTCTACGCCAAGGACGGCCAGACGGCCGGCATCGGCGCAGGGCAGATGAGCCGTGTTGACTCGGCCCGCATTGCCGCGATCAAGGCCGAAGAAGCCGCCAAGGCGCTGGGTCTTGCAACGCCACTGACCAAAGGCTCGGCCGTTGCTTCCGAAGCCTTCCTGCCGTTTGCCGATGGCCTGCTCTCGGCGATTGCGGCGGGCGCCACCGCCGTCATCCAGCCGGGTGGCTCGATGCGCGACGAAGAGGTGATTGCGGCTGCGAACGAACATGGCGTCGCCATGGTCTTCACCGGCATGCGCCACTTCCGCCACTAA
- a CDS encoding heparinase II/III family protein, translating to MLFSGRRRLSYLYVREGWRRVSRRLSIGRVSTLRFTGSTPNRLIVAPTDLRAVDPFVAEEILAGRFPLAGRVLDTEGESPFEIDLPSREFAARLHSFGWLRHLRAIREDAGYVRLRQIVDDWIATHGRDLGGIAWDPDIIAQRIIAWLSHSPVVLRNAEHGFYRRFLKSLALQVRYLRHIAETVRDGEARLRVRLALAMASVSMPASPSAIRKASRHLDLELDRQILPDGSHCSRSPRAGLELLLDLLPLRQTYVNLGHDVPSRLIPCIDRMYPALRFFRHQGGELALFNGATSVLAHELASVLRYDETAGEPFRSLPHAHYERLAVENTVVIMDTGRPLSVDLSRSAHAGCLSFEMSSGKTRFVVNSGAPKFAGDRFRQISRTTAAHSTVTVNDTSSSRFSQSRFLGPIMTTGVSKVAVTRKDEPGGLESVTASHDGYLAAFGLVHERDIGVLNGGRMIRGRDRLSRADGSDPDEADTATAVARFHIHPAVGIRQNNAREIFLTAPDGEIWLFACQDGELAVEEDIFFADPSGIRASSQLTVTFTVARQPEIQWTFSRAN from the coding sequence ATGTTGTTTTCCGGCAGGCGGAGGCTTTCTTACCTGTATGTGCGTGAAGGCTGGCGTCGTGTGTCGCGCCGGCTATCGATCGGCCGCGTCTCCACTTTGCGTTTTACCGGTTCGACGCCCAACCGCCTGATTGTCGCGCCGACCGATCTTCGAGCCGTCGATCCCTTCGTTGCCGAAGAAATTCTCGCCGGGCGCTTTCCGCTTGCCGGCCGCGTCCTCGATACGGAAGGCGAGTCGCCGTTCGAGATCGACTTGCCGTCACGCGAATTCGCGGCGCGCTTGCATTCCTTCGGCTGGCTGAGACACCTGCGTGCGATCCGCGAGGATGCCGGCTATGTGCGCTTGCGCCAAATCGTCGACGACTGGATCGCCACCCATGGCCGCGATCTTGGCGGCATCGCCTGGGATCCGGATATCATCGCTCAGCGCATCATCGCCTGGCTTTCGCATTCGCCGGTGGTTCTGCGCAATGCGGAACATGGCTTCTATCGCCGGTTCCTGAAGAGCCTTGCGCTTCAGGTACGTTATCTTCGCCATATTGCCGAGACGGTGCGTGATGGCGAGGCGAGGCTTAGGGTGCGGCTTGCGCTCGCCATGGCATCAGTCTCCATGCCCGCTTCGCCGAGCGCCATCCGCAAGGCCTCGCGCCATCTCGATCTCGAGCTCGACCGACAGATCCTGCCGGATGGCAGCCATTGCTCGCGTAGTCCGCGGGCCGGGCTCGAATTGCTGCTCGACCTGCTGCCGCTTAGGCAAACCTATGTCAATCTCGGCCATGATGTGCCGTCGCGGCTGATCCCGTGCATCGACCGGATGTATCCGGCCCTGCGCTTCTTCCGGCACCAGGGGGGCGAACTGGCGCTGTTCAACGGCGCGACGTCTGTCCTGGCGCATGAACTGGCCTCGGTGCTGCGCTATGACGAGACGGCGGGAGAGCCGTTCCGTTCGCTGCCGCATGCGCATTACGAGCGCCTTGCGGTCGAGAACACGGTCGTAATCATGGATACCGGACGGCCGCTTTCCGTTGATCTTTCGCGAAGCGCCCATGCCGGCTGCCTGTCGTTCGAAATGTCCTCGGGCAAGACGCGCTTTGTCGTCAATTCTGGCGCACCGAAGTTTGCCGGCGATCGTTTCCGGCAGATTTCGCGCACGACTGCAGCGCATTCGACGGTCACCGTCAACGACACGTCCTCGTCGCGTTTCTCACAATCCCGTTTCCTCGGGCCGATCATGACGACAGGCGTCTCCAAGGTCGCGGTGACGCGCAAGGACGAGCCCGGCGGTCTGGAGTCGGTGACGGCCAGCCATGATGGCTATCTTGCTGCCTTCGGCCTGGTGCACGAGCGCGACATCGGCGTCCTGAACGGCGGCCGCATGATCCGCGGTCGCGACCGGCTGTCGCGTGCCGATGGCAGTGATCCGGACGAGGCCGATACGGCGACGGCGGTGGCGCGCTTCCATATTCATCCGGCTGTCGGCATCCGCCAGAACAACGCGCGCGAAATCTTTCTGACGGCGCCGGATGGCGAGATCTGGCTCTTTGCCTGCCAGGATGGGGAGCTCGCCGTCGAAGAGGACATCTTCTTTGCCGATCCCTCGGGCATACGCGCGTCATCGCAACTGACCGTAACCTTCACCGTCGCTCGCCAGCCGGAGATCCAGTGGACCTTCTCCCGCGCGAACTGA
- a CDS encoding RsmB/NOP family class I SAM-dependent RNA methyltransferase, whose product MSAENKNDSRPKRSHRNGAAAKSKPAAAPRGPEKPGLRARQAAAKILAAVIDRKTSLDGMLDNEHGNPAYRELNEADRALVRAILNSALRHLPRIQAAINSLLQTPLPEGARALEHVLAVAAAQILYLDVPDHSAVDLAVEQAQGDPRNRRFANLVNAILRRLSREKDAILESVRDLPAMPDWFFERLVARYGAGPAQQIAEAQLTPAAIDLSVKSEPAGWAERLGGTVLPTGSVRLGAFSGSIPSLAGFDEGTWWVQDAAASIPARLFGDLAGKRVVDLCAAPGGKTAQLILAGAEVTALDQSGSRLRRLKGNLKRLGLEAETKEVNMADFQPETLFDAALLDAPCSSTGTTRRHPDVLWTKGPEDIAKLAALQERLLRHALTVVKPGGIVVFSNCSLDPLEGEEVVERVVGSGAAYERIAISAADWPGLEDAITPLGEMRTTPAMLPLDAPFASGLDGFYAAVIRRK is encoded by the coding sequence ATGTCCGCAGAAAACAAAAACGATTCACGCCCGAAACGATCGCACCGAAACGGAGCTGCCGCGAAATCGAAACCCGCCGCTGCCCCTCGCGGCCCGGAAAAACCGGGCTTGAGGGCGCGTCAGGCCGCCGCGAAGATCCTGGCGGCGGTCATCGACCGCAAGACGTCGCTCGACGGCATGCTCGACAATGAGCATGGCAATCCGGCCTATCGCGAACTCAATGAGGCCGATCGCGCTCTGGTTCGGGCGATCCTGAACTCCGCTCTTCGCCATCTCCCGCGCATCCAAGCCGCCATCAATTCCCTGCTGCAGACGCCCCTGCCGGAGGGTGCGCGGGCGCTCGAGCACGTGCTTGCCGTGGCTGCGGCGCAGATCCTCTATCTCGATGTGCCGGACCATTCTGCGGTCGACCTCGCGGTGGAGCAAGCGCAGGGGGACCCACGCAATCGGCGTTTCGCCAATCTGGTGAATGCCATTCTCAGGCGCCTGTCACGTGAGAAGGACGCTATTCTCGAAAGCGTGCGTGATTTACCAGCGATGCCGGACTGGTTCTTCGAGCGCCTGGTTGCCCGCTACGGCGCAGGACCAGCCCAGCAGATCGCCGAAGCGCAGCTCACACCGGCGGCTATCGATCTGTCGGTCAAGTCCGAACCCGCTGGTTGGGCCGAGCGTCTCGGGGGCACCGTCCTGCCGACCGGTTCTGTTCGTCTTGGCGCATTCTCCGGTTCCATCCCTTCCTTAGCCGGATTCGACGAAGGCACCTGGTGGGTGCAGGATGCTGCAGCGTCGATACCGGCGCGACTGTTCGGCGATCTCGCCGGCAAGCGGGTCGTCGATCTCTGTGCAGCACCGGGCGGCAAGACTGCTCAACTCATTCTCGCCGGCGCCGAAGTGACGGCGCTTGATCAGTCCGGCAGCCGCTTGCGTCGGTTGAAGGGCAATCTGAAGCGGCTTGGCCTCGAGGCCGAGACGAAGGAGGTCAACATGGCCGACTTCCAGCCGGAAACGCTGTTCGATGCGGCGCTGCTCGACGCGCCCTGCTCTTCGACCGGTACGACGCGTCGCCACCCTGACGTGCTGTGGACAAAGGGGCCGGAGGATATCGCAAAGCTCGCTGCCTTGCAGGAGCGTCTGCTCCGCCACGCGCTTACCGTGGTCAAGCCCGGCGGCATTGTCGTCTTTTCCAATTGCTCTCTCGATCCGCTCGAAGGCGAAGAGGTCGTCGAACGAGTGGTCGGCTCCGGCGCTGCCTATGAACGCATTGCGATTTCGGCAGCGGATTGGCCGGGGCTTGAGGATGCGATCACGCCACTTGGCGAAATGCGCACCACGCCGGCCATGTTGCCGCTCGATGCACCCTTCGCAAGCGGTCTCGATGGCTTCTACGCGGCGGTGATTCGCCGCAAATAG
- the htpX gene encoding zinc metalloprotease HtpX, whose amino-acid sequence MNLVRTAMLLAVMTALFMAVGFVIGGRGGMMIAFVMAAGMNFFSYWNSDKMVLRMYRAQEVDERSAPEYYGIVRDLARNAGLPMPRVYVIDSPQPNAFATGRNPENAAVAASTGLLHALTYDEVAGVMAHELAHVQNRDTLTMTLTATLAGAISMLGNFAFFFGGNRENNNPLGFVGTLVAMIVAPMAAMLVQMAISRTREYSADRRGAEICGKPMALASALQKIAGAAHQIHNDDAERNPATAHMFIINPLSGERMDNLFSTHPNTENRIAALEQMAQEMSSVSTPPVRADNPVRKSRSVPSTGWGRGGSEPPKGPWS is encoded by the coding sequence ATGAACCTTGTCCGCACCGCCATGCTGCTTGCAGTCATGACCGCCCTGTTCATGGCGGTGGGCTTTGTCATCGGCGGACGCGGCGGCATGATGATCGCCTTCGTCATGGCCGCGGGCATGAACTTCTTCTCCTACTGGAACTCCGACAAGATGGTGCTGCGTATGTATCGCGCCCAAGAGGTCGATGAGCGCAGCGCGCCGGAGTATTACGGCATCGTCCGTGACCTTGCCCGAAACGCCGGCTTGCCAATGCCGCGCGTCTATGTGATCGACAGCCCGCAGCCGAATGCGTTCGCCACTGGTCGCAACCCGGAAAACGCTGCGGTTGCCGCCTCCACCGGCCTGTTGCACGCACTCACCTATGATGAAGTGGCGGGCGTGATGGCGCACGAACTGGCACACGTACAGAACCGCGATACGCTCACGATGACGCTGACGGCAACACTCGCCGGGGCCATCTCGATGCTCGGCAACTTTGCCTTCTTCTTCGGTGGCAACCGGGAGAACAACAACCCGCTCGGTTTCGTCGGCACGCTGGTTGCGATGATCGTGGCGCCGATGGCGGCGATGCTGGTGCAGATGGCGATCAGTCGTACCCGTGAATATTCGGCAGACCGGCGCGGCGCCGAGATCTGCGGCAAACCTATGGCATTGGCCTCGGCGTTGCAGAAGATTGCCGGTGCGGCGCATCAGATTCACAATGACGATGCCGAGCGCAACCCGGCGACGGCGCACATGTTTATCATCAATCCGCTTTCCGGCGAACGCATGGACAACCTGTTCTCGACCCATCCGAACACCGAAAACCGCATTGCGGCCCTGGAGCAAATGGCCCAGGAAATGTCTTCGGTCTCGACGCCGCCGGTCCGTGCTGATAATCCCGTGCGCAAATCGCGCTCTGTGCCCTCTACCGGTTGGGGTCGCGGTGGTTCCGAACCGCCCAAAGGTCCCTGGTCCTGA
- a CDS encoding DUF1674 domain-containing protein — protein MQNDNDNAPDRPKKPLPPAAIRALKEAEERRQTEAKKEAPPEIGGRGGEDPARYGDWEIKGRAIDF, from the coding sequence ATGCAGAACGACAATGACAACGCCCCCGATCGCCCGAAAAAGCCATTGCCGCCCGCGGCCATACGCGCGCTGAAGGAGGCCGAGGAGCGGCGACAGACGGAGGCCAAGAAAGAAGCGCCACCGGAGATCGGCGGTCGCGGCGGTGAAGATCCCGCCCGCTACGGCGATTGGGAGATCAAGGGTCGGGCAATCGACTTTTGA
- the acs gene encoding acetate--CoA ligase: MSAKIYPVLKSAKSRTLLDNATYLKWYEESVSDPAKFWGKHGKRIDWFKPYTKVKNTSFKGKVSIKWYEDGLTNVSYNCIDRHLKTHGEKTAIIWEGDNPYIDKKITYNQLYEQVCRLANVLKKHGVKKGDRVTIYMPMIPEASYAMLACARIGAIHSVVFGGFSPDALAGRIVDCESTFVITCDEGVRGGKPVPLKENTDTAIDIAAKQHVIVNKVLVVRRTGGKIGWAPGRDLWYHQETATVKPHCEPAKMKAEDPLFILYTSGSTGKPKGVLHTTGGYLVYASMTHEYVFDYRDGEVYWCTADVGWVTGHSYIVYGPLANAATTVMFEGVPNFPDAGRFWEIVDKHKVNVFYTAPTAIRSLMGAGDDFVKRSSRSSLRLLGSVGEPINPEAWEWYYNVVGEQKSPIVDTWWQTETGGILITPLPGATDLKPGSATRPFFGVQPQLVDNEGNVLEGPADGNLCITDSWPGQMRTIYGDHARFGQTYFATYKGKYFTGDGCRRDEDGYYWITGRVDDVLNVSGHRLGTAEVESALVSHHLVSEAAVVGYPHPIKGQGIYCYVSLMAGEIGNDDLRAALVKHVRSEIGPIATPDKIQFAPGLPKTRSGKIMRRILRKIAEDDFGALGDTSTLADPAVVDDLIANRQNKA; the protein is encoded by the coding sequence ATGTCCGCCAAGATCTATCCGGTGTTGAAGTCTGCCAAGAGCCGGACGCTGCTTGATAACGCCACTTACCTGAAGTGGTACGAGGAGAGTGTTTCGGACCCGGCCAAGTTCTGGGGCAAGCACGGCAAGCGGATCGATTGGTTCAAGCCCTACACCAAGGTCAAGAATACCTCCTTCAAGGGCAAGGTCTCGATCAAGTGGTATGAAGACGGCCTGACCAACGTCTCCTATAATTGCATCGACCGCCACCTGAAGACGCATGGTGAGAAGACGGCGATCATCTGGGAAGGCGACAACCCCTATATCGACAAGAAGATCACCTACAACCAGCTCTACGAGCAAGTTTGTCGCCTCGCGAACGTCTTGAAAAAGCACGGAGTGAAGAAGGGCGACCGCGTCACAATCTACATGCCGATGATCCCGGAAGCATCCTATGCGATGCTCGCTTGCGCCCGCATCGGTGCGATCCATTCGGTCGTTTTCGGCGGCTTCTCGCCGGACGCCTTGGCCGGGCGTATCGTCGACTGCGAGAGCACCTTCGTCATCACCTGCGACGAGGGCGTACGCGGCGGCAAGCCGGTCCCGCTCAAGGAAAACACCGACACGGCGATCGACATCGCTGCCAAGCAGCATGTCATCGTCAACAAGGTACTGGTCGTGCGCCGCACCGGCGGCAAGATCGGTTGGGCACCGGGCCGCGACCTCTGGTATCACCAGGAAACGGCCACGGTGAAGCCGCATTGCGAGCCGGCGAAGATGAAGGCGGAAGATCCGCTGTTCATCCTCTATACCTCGGGTTCGACCGGCAAGCCGAAGGGCGTGTTGCATACGACCGGCGGCTACCTCGTCTATGCGTCGATGACGCATGAATACGTCTTCGACTATCGCGATGGAGAGGTCTACTGGTGCACCGCCGACGTCGGCTGGGTTACCGGTCACTCCTATATCGTCTATGGTCCGCTCGCGAATGCCGCGACGACTGTCATGTTCGAAGGTGTTCCAAATTTCCCGGATGCCGGACGTTTCTGGGAGATAGTCGACAAGCACAAGGTCAACGTCTTCTATACGGCGCCGACTGCGATCCGTTCGCTGATGGGGGCTGGCGACGACTTCGTGAAGCGTTCGTCGCGCTCGTCGCTTCGTCTGCTTGGCTCCGTCGGCGAGCCGATCAACCCGGAAGCCTGGGAGTGGTATTACAACGTCGTCGGCGAGCAGAAGTCTCCGATCGTCGATACGTGGTGGCAGACGGAGACCGGCGGCATCCTGATCACACCGCTGCCGGGTGCGACCGACCTCAAGCCCGGCTCCGCCACCCGGCCGTTCTTCGGGGTTCAGCCACAACTCGTCGACAATGAGGGCAACGTGCTCGAAGGTCCTGCCGACGGCAATCTTTGCATCACGGACAGCTGGCCGGGCCAGATGCGCACGATCTACGGCGATCACGCACGCTTCGGCCAAACGTATTTCGCCACCTACAAGGGCAAGTATTTCACCGGTGACGGCTGCCGTCGCGATGAAGACGGCTACTACTGGATCACCGGTCGCGTCGATGACGTCTTGAACGTCTCCGGCCACCGCCTCGGTACGGCAGAAGTCGAATCCGCACTGGTGTCGCATCACCTGGTCTCGGAAGCTGCCGTCGTCGGCTATCCGCACCCGATCAAGGGCCAGGGCATCTACTGCTACGTCTCGCTGATGGCCGGCGAGATCGGCAATGACGATCTCCGTGCGGCACTGGTGAAGCATGTCCGCTCAGAGATCGGACCGATCGCCACGCCGGACAAGATCCAGTTTGCGCCCGGCCTGCCGAAGACCCGCTCGGGCAAGATCATGCGGCGCATCCTGCGCAAGATCGCCGAGGACGATTTCGGCGCGCTCGGCGACACCTCGACGCTCGCCGATCCGGCTGTCGTCGATGATCTGATCGCCAACCGCCAGAACAAGGCCTGA
- a CDS encoding DUF1013 domain-containing protein produces MAQQLLMPKATAVWLVDNTALSFDQIAQFCKLHPLEVKAIADGESAQGIKGLDPIATGQLSRDEIARAEGNPNHKLKLSEPKVRVPDSKRKGPRYTPVSKRQDRPNAILWLVRNHPELKDAQISRLVGTTKSTIEQIRERTHWNSANLTPMDPVTLGLCSQIDLDLEVERASKGRPLPTAAELGQTLESAQETEKLGFSYEREEEKEIDADAVFAKLKSLKSDRKDEDEDDHY; encoded by the coding sequence ATGGCTCAGCAACTGCTTATGCCCAAGGCGACGGCCGTCTGGCTCGTTGACAATACCGCGCTGTCCTTCGACCAGATCGCGCAGTTCTGCAAGCTGCATCCGCTTGAAGTAAAGGCGATCGCCGACGGTGAATCCGCGCAGGGCATCAAGGGCCTCGACCCGATTGCGACGGGCCAGCTTTCGCGTGACGAGATCGCTCGCGCGGAAGGAAACCCCAACCACAAGCTGAAGCTTTCCGAGCCGAAAGTCCGTGTCCCCGATAGCAAGCGCAAAGGTCCGCGTTACACGCCGGTGTCCAAGCGCCAGGATCGCCCGAACGCCATTCTCTGGCTCGTGCGCAACCACCCCGAGTTGAAGGACGCGCAGATTTCTCGCCTCGTCGGCACGACCAAATCGACGATCGAGCAGATCCGCGAACGCACCCACTGGAACTCGGCCAACCTGACGCCGATGGACCCGGTGACCCTCGGCCTCTGCTCGCAGATCGACCTCGACCTCGAAGTCGAACGCGCCTCCAAGGGCCGTCCTCTGCCGACGGCCGCCGAACTCGGCCAGACGCTGGAATCGGCTCAGGAGACCGAAAAGCTGGGCTTCAGCTACGAGCGCGAGGAAGAGAAGGAAATCGACGCCGATGCCGTCTTCGCCAAGCTCAAGTCGCTGAAGTCGGACCGCAAGGACGAGGACGAAGACGATCATTACTGA
- a CDS encoding ectoine synthase encodes MFVRSLEQIEATDHFVEWGSGTSHRLLTERDGMGFTVCHTVVRAGTVSLLEYRNHLEACYCIAGHGEVEDMQGKVFPINKGDIYVLDQHDKHYLRGGKDEDLILVSIFNPPLEGTERHNLDDPSGSAY; translated from the coding sequence ATGTTCGTGCGCAGCCTGGAGCAGATCGAAGCAACCGATCATTTCGTGGAATGGGGCAGCGGCACCAGCCATCGCCTGCTGACTGAAAGGGATGGTATGGGTTTCACCGTATGCCACACTGTGGTGCGCGCCGGCACCGTATCGTTGCTGGAGTACCGCAACCATCTGGAGGCGTGTTACTGCATCGCCGGCCATGGTGAGGTGGAGGATATGCAGGGCAAGGTTTTCCCGATCAACAAGGGCGACATCTATGTGCTGGACCAGCACGACAAACACTATCTGCGTGGCGGCAAGGACGAAGACCTGATCCTCGTCAGCATCTTCAATCCGCCGCTTGAAGGGACCGAGCGCCATAACCTCGATGATCCATCCGGTTCGGCTTACTGA
- a CDS encoding LysR substrate-binding domain-containing protein codes for MMLPPLGMLRAFEAAARLASFSRAGDELHVTHAAISHQIRLLEEWFGRPLFVREKRGVKLASEAESLAAVLTSTFERIAAETELLRQNARTQVSVACIPSIATRWLIPALGDFLGRHPEIDVKVVYAMAEQQLRETGCDVLITLGADDGEGTRSNRLFSRINRPVASPRYIERKGGLNSVQAIASADLLHDETASRWRDWFAKAGAATGQTLRGPIFQDFNLLATAVIAGHGVALCPIEVFRREIENGDLVILSDIATLEEESYFLITKKARSKAIAAFGDWFAAIVNA; via the coding sequence ATGATGTTGCCTCCGCTCGGCATGCTGCGTGCCTTTGAAGCCGCGGCGCGTCTGGCCAGCTTCTCTCGTGCCGGGGACGAGCTGCACGTGACGCACGCGGCCATCAGTCACCAGATCCGGCTGCTGGAGGAGTGGTTCGGTCGACCGCTCTTCGTGCGCGAGAAGCGTGGCGTAAAACTGGCATCCGAAGCCGAGAGCCTGGCCGCGGTGCTGACATCGACATTCGAGCGCATCGCTGCGGAAACGGAGTTGCTGCGGCAGAATGCCAGAACGCAGGTGAGCGTCGCCTGTATTCCATCGATCGCCACCCGCTGGCTGATACCGGCGCTCGGCGATTTTCTTGGCCGCCACCCCGAGATCGACGTCAAGGTCGTCTACGCGATGGCCGAGCAACAACTGCGCGAAACCGGCTGTGATGTCCTGATCACGCTCGGCGCCGACGACGGCGAGGGGACCCGATCCAACCGGCTGTTTTCACGAATCAACCGGCCGGTTGCGAGCCCGCGTTACATCGAGCGGAAGGGCGGGTTGAACAGCGTGCAGGCGATCGCTTCCGCCGATCTGCTGCATGACGAGACTGCGTCGCGCTGGCGCGATTGGTTCGCGAAGGCGGGGGCGGCAACAGGACAAACTCTGCGGGGGCCCATCTTCCAGGACTTTAACCTTCTCGCCACGGCCGTCATCGCCGGCCATGGTGTGGCCCTTTGCCCGATCGAGGTTTTCCGGCGGGAGATCGAGAACGGCGACCTGGTGATCCTGTCCGATATCGCCACCCTCGAAGAGGAAAGCTACTTTCTCATCACCAAGAAAGCGCGCTCAAAGGCAATCGCCGCGTTTGGCGATTGGTTCGCGGCGATCGTCAATGCCTGA